Proteins found in one Labrenzia sp. VG12 genomic segment:
- a CDS encoding LysR family transcriptional regulator, producing the protein MNWDDLKLVDAAARMRSLSGAARSLDISQPQLSRRLKNFEDRIGARLFDRTPTGLKPTEAGLRLIPLADDMRKNAEAASRILPDLSGSALKVVRVAVDEVRARVLSDRFAELTDLMQDIELELISSHLHVNHQSRSIELQIRNCLPETDTLIARKIGDLAYAVYGSARYVADNPAAHSDERYFACNWLGFAPDDLWYPSHMRWLETRLQDRPKLRSNTMTTLMNMAQAGVGLALLPVFMGDQNPALVRLTEPLPELTNAEHIIVHRDLRREPAVRTAMDAIATIYRSMAPLLQGQNPTVPLAAAE; encoded by the coding sequence ATGAACTGGGATGATCTGAAACTTGTTGATGCCGCCGCCCGCATGCGATCACTCTCGGGCGCTGCGCGCTCGTTGGACATCAGTCAGCCGCAACTGAGCCGGCGGCTGAAGAATTTTGAGGACAGGATTGGAGCGCGGCTTTTTGACCGGACGCCGACTGGTCTGAAGCCGACCGAAGCCGGTTTGCGCCTGATCCCGCTTGCCGACGACATGCGCAAGAACGCGGAAGCCGCCAGTCGTATTCTGCCGGATCTGTCCGGTTCAGCGCTGAAAGTTGTCAGGGTTGCGGTTGATGAAGTCCGCGCGCGTGTCCTGTCCGACCGGTTTGCCGAGCTTACCGACCTGATGCAGGACATAGAGCTGGAACTCATTTCCAGTCACCTGCATGTCAACCACCAGTCGCGCAGCATCGAACTGCAGATCCGCAATTGCCTGCCGGAAACCGATACCCTAATCGCCCGGAAAATCGGGGACCTCGCCTACGCGGTCTACGGGTCGGCCCGCTATGTGGCAGACAATCCGGCAGCCCACAGCGACGAGCGCTATTTTGCCTGCAACTGGCTTGGATTTGCACCGGACGATCTCTGGTACCCGTCTCACATGCGGTGGCTGGAGACACGTTTGCAGGACAGACCGAAACTGCGTTCCAACACCATGACCACCTTGATGAACATGGCCCAGGCCGGTGTCGGCCTTGCCCTGTTGCCTGTGTTCATGGGCGATCAGAACCCTGCCCTGGTCCGGCTGACCGAGCCGCTTCCCGAACTCACAAATGCGGAACACATCATTGTTCACCGGGACTTGCGGCGCGAGCCGGCAGTGCGAACGGCCATGGATGCCATCGCAACAATCTACCGTTCGATGGCACCGCTGCTGCAAGGACAAAACCCAACTGTCCCGTTGGCGGCGGCCGAATAG